A region of Sesamum indicum cultivar Zhongzhi No. 13 linkage group LG7, S_indicum_v1.0, whole genome shotgun sequence DNA encodes the following proteins:
- the LOC105166364 gene encoding NADP-dependent glyceraldehyde-3-phosphate dehydrogenase, with protein MAGSGVFGEIIDGDVFKYYADGEWKKSSSGKAVSIINPTTRKTQYKVQACTQEEVNKVMETAKAAQKSWAKTPLWKRAELLHKAAAILKEHKAPIAEALIKEIAKPAKDAVTEVVRSGDLVSYCAEEGVRILGQGTFLVSDSFPGNERTKYCLTSKIPLGVVLAIPPFNYPVNLAVSKIAPALIAGNSLVLKPPTQGAVACLHMVHCFHLAGFPKGLISCITGKGSEIGDFLTMHPGVNCISFTGGDTGIAISKKAGMIPLQMELGGKDACIVLEDADLDLVAANIIKGGFSYSGQRCTAVKVVLVMESVADTLVEKVKSKVAKLTVGPPEDDCDITPVVSESSANFIEGLVMDAKQKGATFCQEYKREGNLIWPLLLDHVRPDMRIAWEEPFGPVLPVIRIGSVEEGIHHCNASNFGLQGCVFTKDINKAMLISDAMESGTIQINSAPARGPDHFPFQGIKDSGIGSQGITNSINMMTKVKSTVINLPSPSYTMG; from the exons ATGGCGGGCAGTGGAGTTTTTGGCGAGATAATTGATGGGGATGTCTTTAAGTACTATGCTGATGGAGAGTGGAAGAAGTCTTCTTCTGGGAAGGCTGTTTCGATCATTAATCCAACTACAAGAAAGACCCAGTACAAGGTTCAAG CTTGTACACAAGAAGAGGTCAACAAGGTCATGGAAACAGCAAAAGCTGCACAGAAGTCGTGGGCGAAAACCCCGCTGTGGAAGCGTGCGGAGCTCCTCCATAAAGCTGCTGCTATCCTAAAAGAGCACAAAGCCCCTATAGCCGAGGCTTTAATAAAGGAAATTGCGAAGCCAGCAAAAGATGCTGTTACTGAG GTTGTGAGGTCTGGAGATCTGGTTTCTTATTGTGCAGAGGAAGGTGTCAGAATTTTGGGACAGGGCACGTTCCTGGTATCTGATAGTTTTCCGGGAAATGAAAGAACCAAGTATTGTCTCACGTCCAAG ATCCCGCTTGGTGTTGTTCTAGCAATCCCACCTTTTAACTATCCTGTCAACCTTGCTGTCTCTAAAATTGCACCGGCTCTCATTGCTGGGAACTCGCTGGTCCTCAAGCCTCCAACTCAG GGTGCAGTTGCTTGCCTCCACATGGTACACTGCTTTCACTTAGCTGGTTTTCCCAAGGGGCTTATCAGCTGCATCACAGGGAAAGGCTCTGAGATTGGTGATTTCTTGACAATGCATCCCGGGGTGAACTGCATAAG CTTCACTGGTGGTGATACGGGAATTGCCATTTCAAAGAAAGCGGGCATGATTCCTCTGCAGATGGAACTGGGAGGCAAAGATGCTTGTATTGTGCTCGAGGATGCTGATTTGGACTTGGTGGCAGCTAACATTATCAAAGGGGGATTTTCTTACAG TGGTCAGAGGTGCACAGCCGTGAAGGTGGTCTTAGTGATGGAATCCGTAGCCGACACTCTCGTCGAGAAAGTGAAGTCAAAAGTGGCAAAACTGACTGTTGGTCCACCTGAGGACGATTGTGATATCACTCCGGTTGTTTCGGAGTCGTCTGCCAACTTCATTGAGGGACTGGTAATGGACGCTAAACAAAAGGGCGCAACGTTCTGCCAAGAGTACAAGAGGGAGGGCAATCTCATCTGGCCGTTGTTGTTAGACCACGTGAGGCCGGATATGAGAATAGCATGGGAGGAGCCATTTGGACCAGTTCTACCTGTAATTAGGATTGGCTCTGTTGAAGAAGGTATTCATCACTGCAATGCCAGCAACTTTGGCCTCCAG GGCTGCGTCTTCACCAAAGACATCAACAAGGCGATGCTGATAAGTGACGCAATGGAGAGCGGAACCATTCAGATTAACTCGGCTCCTGCTCGTGGTCCAGATCATTTTCCTTTCCAG GGCATTAAGGACAGCGGAATCGGGTCGCAAGGCATCACTAACAGCATTAACATGATGACGAAGGTCAAGAGCACCGTAATCAACTTGCCGAGTCCTTCGTACACTATGGGCTAA
- the LOC105166366 gene encoding protein RTF2 homolog, with the protein MRPTSRNFQIFVQSPDLRIPTRALIFQNPSPDLTLHHLKSSIFPIASVPRGSLFFTLNGKPLADSTRLLHNSLIAPLSTLTLHLRFHGGGGDGGATGAESRDCYLNMYAVKKPDKVDPNEMRLSKWLNCSLSNEPLRHPVVIDKLGNLFNKEALVEALLKKNMPREFWYIKGLKDMISVELAEIPGARESGEVKFQCPITGLEFNGKYKFYAIKSCGHVFSAKGFKEVKSSACLICHKEFVESDKIVINGSEEEVKELWEKVKEEKLKVKDTGKKPKKLRNGDVNGEEVGRLTGTKHGIEGNGTKTDANGSTKKLKAGVIAPANATKEVYASIFTSSKKSDFKETFTCRSLPLGRN; encoded by the coding sequence ATGAGACCCACATCACGAAATTTCCAGATTTTCGTTCAATCCCCAGACCTCCGAATCCCCACCCGTGCCCTAATTTTCCAAAACCCTAGCCCTGATCTCACCCTCCATCATCTGAAGTCTTCCATTTTTCCGATTGCGTCGGTTCCACGTGGTTCCCTTTTCTTCACTCTTAATGGCAAACCGCTTGCCGACTCCACCCGCCTCTTGCATAATTCCCTGATCGCCCCGCTCTCCACTCTAACCCTCCACCTTCGGTTCCACGGCGGCGGTGGAGATGGGGGCGCCACGGGGGCGGAGTCCCGGGACTGTTATTTGAATATGTACGCGGTTAAGAAGCCTGATAAGGTTGATCCGAATGAAATGAGGCTTTCTAAATGGCTCAACTGTAGTTTGTCCAACGAGCCGTTGAGGCACCCGGTGGTTATTGATAAGTTGggaaatttgtttaataaggAGGCTTTGGTCGAGGCTTTGTTGAAAAAGAATATGCCTAGAGAGTTTTGGTATATTAAGGGTTTGAAGGATATGATCTCGGTTGAACTGGCGGAGATTCCGGGAGCTAGGGAGAGTGGGGAGGTGAAGTTCCAGTGCCCAATAACTGGGCTGGAATTTAATGGgaaatataagttttatgCGATCAAAAGCTGTGGGCATGTTTTCAGCGCAAAGGGGTTTAAGGAGGTGAAGTCTTCTGCTTGTTTGATTTGTCATAAGGAATTTGTGGAAAGTGATAAGATTGTGATAAATGGGAGTGAGGAGGAGGTTAAGGAATTGTGGGAGAAGGTGAAGGAGGAAAAACTGAAAGTTAAGGATACCGGCAAGAAACCTAAGAAGTTGAGGAATGGGGATGTGAATGGAGAGGAAGTGGGGCGATTGACGGGGACAAAACATGGCATTGAAGGGAATGGGACAAAAACTGATGCGAATGGGTCGACTAAGAAGTTGAAAGCAGGAGTCATAGCTCCAGCAAATGCAACCAAGGAGGTGTATGCCTCTATTTTTACTTCATCAAAGAAATCGGATTTCAAGGAGACATTTACTTGCAGATCGTTGCCACTTGGTCGGAACTGA